From a single Lolium rigidum isolate FL_2022 chromosome 7, APGP_CSIRO_Lrig_0.1, whole genome shotgun sequence genomic region:
- the LOC124675254 gene encoding eukaryotic initiation factor 4A-III homolog A-like: MATTSRRGPGGGARPMDDENLTFETSAGVEVVGSFDAMGIRDELLRGIYGYGFEKPSAIQQRAVLPIITGRDVIAQAQSGTGKTSMISLSVCQIVDTSVREVQALILSPTRELATQTERVMQAVGQFMSVDVHACVGGKSIGEDIRKLEAGVQVVSGTPGRVCDMIKRRTLRTRAIKILILDEADEMLSRGFKDQIYDVYRYLPPELQVVLISATLPHDILEITSKFMTDPVRILVKRDELTLEGIKQFFVAVEKEEWKFDTLCDLYDTLTITQAVIFCNTKRKVDWLTERMRTNNFTVSAMHGDMPQKERDAIMNEFRGGSTRVLITTDVWARGLDVQQVSLVINYDLPNNRELYIHRIGRSGRFGRKGVAINFVRKDDIRILRDIEQYYSTQIDEMPMNVADLI, translated from the exons atggcgaccacCTCCCGGCGCGGCCCCGGCGGCGGGGCCCGGCCGATGGACGACGAGAACCTGACCTTCGAGACCTCGGCGGGGGTGGAGGTCGTGGGCAGCTTCGACGCCATGGGCATCCGCGACGAGCTGCTCCGCGGCATCTACGGCTACGGCTTCGAGAAGCCCTCGGCCATCCAGCAGCGCGCCGTGCTCCCCATCATCACGGGCCGCGACGTCATCGCGCAGGCCCAGTCCGGCACCGGCAAGACCtccatgatctccctctccgtctGCCAGATCGTCGACACCTCCGTCCGCGA GGTGCAAGCATTGATACTGTCGCCGACTAGAGAGCTTGCAACGCAGACCGAGAGAGTGATGCAGGCTGTTGGCCAGTTCATGAGTGTGGATGTCCATGCTTGTGTCGGTGGCAAAAGTATCGGCGAGGATATTAGGAAGCTTGAGGCTGGAGTGCAGGTTGTGTCCGGAACACcgggcagagtctgtgatatgatcaagaggagGACCTTGCGCACAAGGGCCATCAAGATCCTGATTCTG GATGAAGCCGATGAGATGTTGAGCAGAGGTTTTAAGGACCAGATATATGATGTCTACAGATATCTCCCCCCAGAACTTCAG GTTGTTTTGATCTCTGCAACTCTGCCCCATGACATATTGGAGATTACTAGCAAGTTCATGACTGATCCAGTCAGGATCCTTGTGAAGCGTGATGAGTTGACCCTAGAG GGAATCAAACAATTTTTTGTTGCTGTGGAGAAGGAGGAATGGAAGTTTGATACCCTATGCGATCTTTATGATACATTGACAATCACCCAAGCTGTCATTTTCTGCAATACTAAGCGAAAG GTGGATTGGCTTACCGAAAGAATGCGCACCAACAATTTCACGGTATCAGCCATGCATGGTGACATGCCTCAGAAGGAAAGGGATGCCATTATGAATGAGTTCAGGGGTGGTTCAACCCGTGTTTTAATCACAACAGATGTTTGGGCTCGAGGACTGGATGTTCAGCAG GTCTCTCTTGTCATTAATTATGATCTCCCTAATAATCGTGAGCTCTACATCCATCGTATTGGTCGTTCTGGGCGTTTTGGACGGAAG GGTGTGGCGATCAACTTTGTGCGCAAGGATGACATCCGTATCCTGAGAGACATCGAGCAGTACTACAGCACACAGATCGACGAGATGCCGATGAACGTTGCTGATCTGATCTGA